The Shewanella algae DNA segment TTCTCAGCTTTGGCTTTCGAGGCGAGGCGCTGGCCAGTATCAGTTCGGTTTCCCGTCTGACCCTGACATCTCGCACGGCCGAACAATCCGAGGCCTGGCTTGCTTACGCCGAAGGCGCGGATATGGGGGTCAAGATACTGCCTGCGGCTCATCCAGTGGGTACCAGTATTGAAGTGGTCGATCTCTTCTTCAATACCCCGGCGCGCAGACGTTTCCTCAAGAGTGACAAGACAGAATTCACCCATATCGATGAGTGGCTGAAAAGGATTGCGCTGGCCAGGCCGGAAATTCACCTGACTTTGAAACACAATTGCAAACAGGTGCGCAACTATCGTCCGGCAGAGAATGAAGCCCAATATCTGCAGCGTCTGGCTCAGGTTTGTGGTCGTCCGTTTGCCGAGCAGGCGTTGAAGGTGGAATGTCAGCATGACGACATGCGCCTCAGTGGCTACCTGCAGTCACCCTGGCAAGTTGAGCCTTGTGATACTCACTATTTTTATGTCAATGGCCGCCTGGTCAGAGACCGTTTGGTGAACCATGCGGTCAGGCAGGCCTTTGCCGGTTTGGCCGAGTTGGAACAACCCGGCTATGTGCTGATGCTGGAGCTGGATCCCCACCAGGTAGATGTCAATGTGCACCCGGCCAAGCATGAGGTGCGTTTCCATCAGGCCAGATATGTGCACGATTATATTCTGCAGGCCTTGAGCTCTGCCCTGCAGCAAGCGCAGCAACTGCCGGTCGATGACGTTAATCCGCATTTAAGCCAAACAGATTATGCTGCGCCCATTGACGCGCGTTCAGACGCCGCTGGCACAAGCTTCACCCAAGGTGGGACGACTGATAGCAGCCGTGCCGAGCCGAGTTTTCGCGAGCCCGAGTCAAGCGGCGGCAGCGCTGGATATCAAAGCCAATATAGCGGCAACGCCCCTTTAGGTGGCAAGGCATCGGGTTCATATTCTGGGGGTAATCCCCGTCAGGGAGCCGCTGCCCCGTCCAAGTCGGCCATCAGCAGTTATGGCGCTTTATTGTCGACGCCTGGCGTGGTCAATGAAGCAAGCCCAGAAGCTAAGATGACCGTCATGCCGCCTCTGCTGGATGGCGAGCATTGGGTGTTGGTCGAAGATGAGCAACTTAAACTGCTCAAGGTGAAAGCTGCTGCCAAGCGATTGAGATATATTGAGATTATCGCTCGCATCCCTACCGGGCTGACTGGTCAGCCCCTGTTGATGCCGGTTGCTGTGGATGCCGACCCTGAATGGCCGGTATTGCTGGAGGAAAGGGCGACTCTGCTGAGGCAGCTAGGGCTGGATCTCAGTATTCGTCATTCGCAGTTGATAATCAAAAAAGTGCCCCCATATCTGAGGGACACGCAGCTGGCGAGTTTGATCCCTGAGCTGCTGCAATGGCTCAGATTTGAGCAGCCCCAGGAAGCGGCCTTGGCCAATTGGCTGGCGCAGAGCAGCTTAAGTAGCTTTGTTTCGGCACCATTGATATGGCAGGGGATCTCTGCATTGGACGAGCAAGCTCGACAAGAAATTTTACAGCTGGCCAAGGTATTGCCCTGGCAGCAATGGTTGGAAGAAGAAGGCAGTGAGTAAGGCGAAACAGCCAAGAGTGCTGACATTGATGGGGCCCACTGCCTCAGGAAAAACAGCGTTGGCGCTGGAACTCGCCGAACATCACAACTGCGAGATCATCTCGGTAGATTCGGCACTTATCTATCGGGAAATGAATATAGGCACGGCTAAGCCCAGCGCGGAAGAGCTGGCTCGCGGGCCGCACAGGCTGATAGATATCCGTGATCCCAGCGAAAGTTATTCAGCTGCCGATTTTCGCAGCGATTGTCT contains these protein-coding regions:
- the mutL gene encoding DNA mismatch repair endonuclease MutL, translating into MAIQILPPQLANQIAAGEVVERPASVVKELVENSLDAGATRVDIEIDKGGAKLIRIQDNGGGIAKEELALALSRHATSKVHTLDDLEAILSFGFRGEALASISSVSRLTLTSRTAEQSEAWLAYAEGADMGVKILPAAHPVGTSIEVVDLFFNTPARRRFLKSDKTEFTHIDEWLKRIALARPEIHLTLKHNCKQVRNYRPAENEAQYLQRLAQVCGRPFAEQALKVECQHDDMRLSGYLQSPWQVEPCDTHYFYVNGRLVRDRLVNHAVRQAFAGLAELEQPGYVLMLELDPHQVDVNVHPAKHEVRFHQARYVHDYILQALSSALQQAQQLPVDDVNPHLSQTDYAAPIDARSDAAGTSFTQGGTTDSSRAEPSFREPESSGGSAGYQSQYSGNAPLGGKASGSYSGGNPRQGAAAPSKSAISSYGALLSTPGVVNEASPEAKMTVMPPLLDGEHWVLVEDEQLKLLKVKAAAKRLRYIEIIARIPTGLTGQPLLMPVAVDADPEWPVLLEERATLLRQLGLDLSIRHSQLIIKKVPPYLRDTQLASLIPELLQWLRFEQPQEAALANWLAQSSLSSFVSAPLIWQGISALDEQARQEILQLAKVLPWQQWLEEEGSE